The Lampris incognitus isolate fLamInc1 chromosome 17, fLamInc1.hap2, whole genome shotgun sequence genome contains a region encoding:
- the tomm22 gene encoding mitochondrial import receptor subunit TOM22 homolog translates to MAGIEELSPAAGPVAARPPEDEIEDDDDEDLDETLMERLWGLTEMFPDRVRDAAEVSAHCSVSLAKKLYSFSRSALWVCTTSFMILVLPVVFETERLQLEQQQLQQQRQILLGPNTGMSGGMPSMMTPTPSKM, encoded by the exons ATGGCCGGCATTGAAGAGCTCTCCCCGGCAGCGGGCCCCGTCGCCGCCCGGCCCCCAGAAGACGAGATCGAAGACGATGACGATGAGGAC CTGGATGAGACGCTGATGGAGAGGCTGTGGGGTTTGACAGAAATGTTCCCTGACAGGGTGCGTGACGCTGCCGAGGTGTCGGCGCACTGCTCTGTCTCCCTGGCCAAAAAACTATACAG tTTCTCCCGCTCGGCCCTCTGGGTATGCACTACCTCCTTCATGATCCTGGTGCTTCCCGTTGTGTTTGAGACGGAGAGACTACAGCTGGAACAGCAGCAGCTACAGCAgcagagacag ATCCTGTTGGGGCCCAACACTGGGATGTCTGGTGGAATGCCCAGCATGATGACTCCCACCCCCAGCAAGATGTGA